A region of the Carya illinoinensis cultivar Pawnee chromosome 16, C.illinoinensisPawnee_v1, whole genome shotgun sequence genome:
cttattatgattagtataactaaataaattataatagtattagaccattaatatagctatatattagtaatattagttatggtgaatcagtgatttagtataactatataagtattaattatagtgattagtataactatataaattatagtataatgataattaaattatattcattatagTGATAAGTATACTGTATAGCTATTGTAtggcaatatataatattaattatagtgattagtataactatataaattatataataatatattagtattaatagtagactattagtatagctattgTTAAGTATATGGCTTATAAAGTGAAAGTAGATAGATACCAAAGTGAGCGGAGCATAGCGTAGCGAAGCGACATGGCATATAATTTAAATACGTTTGTACATTTCACACcagttatatattaatattagttatagtgatttagtataactatattagtatcaGTATAACtacagtctatattagactattagtatttttttgataccatatataattatataattaattatatacaactattatataaataataaattaaatttttaaattttcatttgatCCGGTTTAGGGTAAAAAAAACCTGTACCGGGATCAAACCGAAAACACCTAGTCCTATAAAATTTAGACCGAGACCAACCAAACGTAGCTGCAGGTCGGTTCAGTCTAGACTGAAGTGGCTAGTCCGATCGGTTTACCGCCCGATTCTTGGCCCTAATTACATCTCATGCACAAgggatatattataattaatttataatataataatacattttaatttaaatacatcaaatcaaaagcaaaagcaagaaagagttttaaaaaaaatattttattgagttgtATAAAAGTTATATAATGGTggtagatttataatttttattttatcaattcttcttgcatttaaagaaaaaaagaaaaaagaacagaaaaattaagaaagagaCTATACAAACAATTATCTTGCTTCTTTTACTTCATAAATcatgtgttatttttttttttatacattcaaaAGATGGGGGTTTCGAACTCCAGATCTTCATTtttagaaattagaaattatGCCAATCAGACTGCAGACCTTTAACATTTATAAATCATGTTTGTTTTGGGCTATATGTGAGTGAAACACTTTAGTATGTCAAATGAAAAatcattattgatgatatacccTACAATATAAGTATGTGTCTGAAAATATTCTCGACTTCCACTACTACGATGTAGATCATGAGTTGTGTCTTGtatggtggtttttttttttttctgctttgagtctatctttattttaaatagagtaatattagatataatcatgagttgtgtaAGCGTCGTcacacttcttttaaaaaatagtaagatctatcattaaaaaattaatttttttcatattaattttaaatttactcatttttaaaaaacaaagtaTGCACAACTTACATTTTATAGTTGtacatatcatttctttttcattttatctatcTCAATTTTTCAACCTGAAGCCATATCTCTTACTTTATATTCTATCCCACctttttaattcaacttttgctacatataaattataaatcgaTGAATTAACACACTACTTATAATatgatttataataattttagaaaaaagttaaaacaccaATATTTTTTAACGTAACTGACCTGAAAAGCTTCAGTTTCAAGATTGTATTTAGTGCGTAGAAAGTAAAACGATTCTCTGTTTCAACTGCACTCTACATATATCTTTCAAGCTTTTATTTGTCCGACCATCAAATGGTAGGTTTTGTCATTTTCTTATTTGCTTTGTTAATGGGCCTTTTAGTTACTGGTGTGGTGGGCCGAGCGCTAGCACCTTTTATACCCAATCCGTACAATCGTAAGAATAATGCTAAATTCTCCGCTGGAACTATtgctctcaattttttttttctttaataattaagaaaaaattgcatcatattattataaattttttatttttttaaatatttaaaaatattaaaaaataacgtgaaaataaaaaacaaaaaaaaaatatttcttaaatcTAGCGGGAGCCCCAAGCGGTTGCTCTAGCTAGGAGGCTCCCAATCGTATtcgatatataaaaaaaattttattttctaatcacTTATTCTAAAATAAGTAAGGTTAGGttgtgtttagatgttgagttaaattgagttaaattttttatgaatagtaataagttgAGTTGGTAGAGTGAGTTATATTAGATCCATCTAAGATGCATTTAgatgtgtttagatattaagatgaatttaaatatatttataaaaaatggaaaaaagttATAAGTCTCGCATATAAAGagttgttgagttgaaaaatgttataaGTCCTATGTGTAAAAAGGTTTTGagtgaaatgagtttaatattttgaaagttaggtatttggatgttagattcatgttaaaattaaactaaattgaaTTGATCTCATTGAATCTAACAACCAAATGAGGCTttagatatagttataaattgtacaaatattatacatttctttaaaaagaataaaatctattattaaaaaagtaattttatccatattaattactcattttttcaaaaagaatatgagacatttacACACCtcttaattacaaatatcatttatccgTTGTATTGTACCATGCATTTCtcacaacaaaacaaaagggtTCAGAACGTTTACTGCATGGGATTGAGGTCATGAGACTCGTGTGGATTCCATTTAAGACCCAAGTTTATGAGTAATCAACtcaagtaattaatttataaatctgTATCGATCATCATgcgattaaaaaaaagaaagatagcaATAAAATGACGTTGTTGCGACAGCAGATCTAGAGCTAGCTAGCATATTAGGATATTCCTCTGAATCCTTGACCACGTTCCCACTTTAATTTGAGTGTAATAAATGAACATTTACTGTTCAAAACAACAGATAAAACACTTTTAAGATATGTAAAGACAACATGCATGTCTGTTTATGTACGTACAAACGTATATAAATGAAGCAGTTATTAAAACTAGAATGTGGAATCGTGGATGAGGAATCAATCAGACAAAATGATAACTTGTCTCATAATTCTAACAAAACAaacctaataaaaaataagttattCTAGTAAAACATATTATATCCACATCATTTAAATGCAGGTaagatttaacttttaaaatttaaattttaaaatttttctttcaagttaAATTATGACATGAAAATACTTTATAAGTAAATGTGTTCTATACACCGgtttaagattataataacTCAATAGATCACATAGTTGatggtaaaaaaataattaatttgcaATATGCTTTTAGCGCACCCAACACACCATTGAAGTGAGTCTCACAATAATAAGAAagtattagtttttttaattctttttttaaaattataatggaTCTTATAATAAATGGATTGTTGACAtaacaattttaaattataatggaTCTTATAATAAGTGGATTGTTGATATAACAAGCACATAGGTTACAAATCATGCCGTTATAAACAAGCAAGACTATTTGATAAGTTGCTCAAGATCGACTCAGTCAAACTTGAATTCGCtcgattcatttattaaacgaGAGGTtcataaatacaaaattatgaTCAATTATCAAACGATATAACTCGTATATGTTAACATGCATGTTAACTCgaaaagaaatactttaaccacaaataaattatacaaaagtaaactcacaaagtGACTTGACGTGATATGGtaagttagattataaaattacttttattgtaaaataaatattatggaTCACAAGAAGCCACGTCACTATGTGAATTTACTTATCAATTGTAATTCTTTTGTGTCTATAATACTTCTCTCAAGTAATGTGTCtcactttttataattataatgagTTCCATAACAAATGGTGAGTTAGACATATCAAACTTATAAGTTACAAAACTCAAGTAACTTTGCAGGTGAAGTTCTTGAGAATTTTGCAGTTCTTGGGTTTtacatttcaaatttgaaagggGAAGGAagccaaatttaaaaaaagaatattaatgCACGTTCCAAGGGAATTATAACAAAGACACTCATAATGTGACAAATGCCATAGATTAGGGCTTTTAGTTTGAAGTGCCCTGGCTCCCTGAATATGGATGGAGTTAGAAAGAAACGTGCATCATGGTTTggaattcttgtttatttttggGGAGTGAGTTTTTGTTTGTAAGCTAGCTATTGGATGTATTAATAATGTATgctaaaaacttatttaaatattaattaataacctATTATTCACGTAAAAACAAACTTAATTATGTCATGATCTCATTGCTTTGGTGTTTTTGTAACTACCTGAGCTAATGTGCTACAAGAAgccaaaaagaaatgaatttaaaatacaagcATATGTCCTACAAACAAACGTCTCTTAGCCCCAAAAAAGGTCTATAAccctaaaaattataataaatcctAGCTAACTCCACAAAGTCTAATAGAAAAACCTAAAAAACTCTCCCCCACACTCgagaaaggttttttttttcttttagtattCGAAAATATCTCTAAcataactaaaagaaaaaaatctatttatcatctattttaATCTCATCATCTTATGATATGGTATTAGATAATAGgtttacaattaaaatataataaatagtctctaatCATCTACTGTCACATTATAAGATGataaaaagatgatgaataacattactctatctaAAAGCTCATGGCTAGTCCCTAAAAAATGTCATAAaatatgcataaatatttttttataaaactgaaaaattaataattagccTCATGAATCTCTCTAGTAAAACTTAGATCTTTATAATTCAAAAGTTGGACCCAAAAGCTTTTAAAAGCTAAAAgatcatgtattttaattttcgaaaactaacaattaatacatgatttttctctataacttcatatatattatatatatattcttttcaagTACGACTTTCTTGCGCCACTTCTCCACACgtataactattttatatttaaaatgaaaagattcATGAGACGTTGATCATATCTCCAATACTGAAGAGAGAAAATTATAACTAGAATATATAGGCCGCATggtatatattctttttgtctTACATAATATGTATAGAATATGCTATATTAATATACAGCgacaacaataacaaatatatataaatatatatatatatatatatatatatatatatatatatatatattatgatcatATTTTAAGTACTTGGCCCTCCAAAAGAGTAATTTACTTGAAGGTAAATTCTCAAAAGTGTCGACCTACTTAATTGGTCAGGATTCCAAAGTGACCTTGACAAAGTAGTGTGACAACTAATGGCATGATCAGCCTTCTTAGAAAGTAGAAGTATCTTAGTTCTACGACATTAAGGCTATGTCGACGTTTGATTATTGAAATCAATTTAACTAATCTCAAACCATTATTGATAGGATTTAGTATCTTTTTAACTTcccataacaaaataaaactcatctcaacttaattatttcatacatttaaacatatatatcattttatttacattcaagTATATCTCAATGAGACTCACAAGATGTtactattcatatataaactcaaatcatctaagattgcCTGACCATcactttttcattattatttaaaaaatatttgagatcaCCTCACTACTCCGACATAACCTAAATTAACAAGtaaatttgactaataaaatatctcatatctACAAGTTctactacatacagtcacttttacatactctttgtgcactccattgatatgattggttaaaacagttattttatattaaaaaaataacatagccaatcacattagtagagtaatacacaaaaaatacgTACATAAAAGTGAATGCACATATATTGAATTTTTGTTTACATTAAATGATCTACGCCCGCAGACAAATTTCCATCAATAACTACAagttatatatatgcaaaagaATTTAAGGGGACTAACTAATTAATGATCAGCAATGTTTGTACGTTTAATGTGGGTAGGCACAATCACATGAAATGATCATGAATATAGATCTGGATCAGAGAAAATTCAagtttatatatgtgtgtactAATTTTCCACATTCTCTTTTAATTGGAgtgtattttatcaatttaatctGCCAAATTTGTTTCTTCTACTGTTGTCTTGACTCCTAGCATGCAGCTAGCAGCAAGGCTTCGATCTCGTCAAACAAGTACTACAGTATGCAGATACAATAAATCATCATGTGGATGAAGAATCCGACAGAAAGATGATgatttctctctctatatatatatatagagagagagagagagagagagagagagagagagagagagagagagaactaaaACAAAGCAGACCTAACAGATAGAGGAATGAATTATCATGAGTTTAAGATACATGCATGAAGAAGAATCAAACAAAACAGCTGAAGGTCCTGAGAATTTTAGCAGATGGTACTTTATATTAATTCAATAAGTTCAAAAGGGAGAAGCTTGGAAGCCAAAAAAACAAGGGATACTGCACGTTCTAAGGGAATAACAAAGACACTCATAATGTGACAAATGTCATACATTAGTTTTTTAGGTTTAAGAGGCTGATGAAGTTGGAAAGAAACGTGGGTtgttcttgtttgtttttgtgCTTTTGAGGACTGAGTTTTTGTTTGTAGGCTATTGGGCATATGCTATCTGTGGAATTTTTTGGCCTAAACAATGACTTAAATACTAACCTATTCACCAAAAAAAAACTTAGCTATTATGTCATGATCTCATTGCTAATTTGGCGTCTTTGTAACTACTTGAGCTTATATATGTACGTCTATATATACATTCCAGCTCAGATGATCAACATCTTGGAATTATTTCGATGGGATCGATATCCAGTCGGAATATTACTAATTAACTAGTCGTTCACCCGCATGATGCGCGAGAAATTACTGTTAATTATTAATGGATACTATGTATTTTCAAGTAAAATAAAGGGAATTCTTATGATCTAATAGTGATGAATCTGAACATTAAGCAAAGCAACAATTAACTCAACTAATTTGCGAAACAAGTCAAGGGACTAATATTGAGAGAGCAATATCcagtataaataaatatataactctgatcacaaaagttaaaaagaatAGCTTGGgtcattacatatatatagagtaattCTACATACAACCGTAAAGTGCGTAAACGCTActtaatcactttgaaaaatagtataatccactattaaaaaattaatttttttatgtgaatcccatgtttaatttattcacttttttaaaacaattatacaGCGATTGCACAATTCTCAATTGCAAGTATCTTTTCTCTTACATATATAGTCCTCCTAGTGTCTTCTTTTTGGGGGTAATTAGTTgtatttggttgttgaaatcAACTCAACCCATCTCAAACCAGTCATTGATGAAATCCACCACTTTTTCAACttactataaaaagaaaattaaaatcatctcaatatacttcatacatttaaacatatatatcaaCATATTTACATTTAAACACGTCTCAATGAGATCTATAAAAcgtcactactattcacagatcaaCTCATATAATCTTATCATCAAAATGCAGCCTAAGTAGTCCAAATAACTGAGTTTCTCTCAAATATATCATTGGCAAATCCGAGACACACAACTTAAAGGGAATCCAAGTACTCTTTCTTTTAGCTTCAACTCCCAAATGGCCAATATCGATCTTTTATCATCAATTTACAAAATTTGCACAAGAAACTGATATAGGTCTCGAGAGCAAATTCAAGTCCACATGAGTTTTTCCTAATTCTTTAAGATCGAGCTGggtatttttcaattcaaatatctGCCAAATTTGTTTCTTCTACTGTTGTCTTGATTGCTCTCTAGTCTCAAAAGCAGTAATACAGATGATACAAAACAACCAAAGTCTCAAAAGTAGATGATGCCTAGTCATGCAGCCAAGATTCATATCAGTCCAAAATTATGCAGTACTGAATGTTATGATATGAAACTACTTGCTTGATTTTTAACAGCCATTAATGCCCCCTGATTGCCATGTTTCTAGTCCCATAGATTTGAGGAGTAGAGAAAGTTTGCCCCGGGTCACCACAGTAAAATGCACTGTATCCCAGTTATTCTATTTATGTATATGTTCTAcactttataattttatatacataaTCAGTTTTgtatatgtctatatatatacagacaAACCTGAAATAAGACAATATTCAATCAACTTGCCATTTATCCGGGCCCCCATCATTCTTAGGTCTGATTTATTTGTTCTATAATAATCTCAGGGTTCTCACATCTGCTGCTAAACAAAAATTTCTCCTGTTCTCATGGACAGCCTAGAGATATCAGGCTTTCCATATGAACCTGAGAAGTATTCATGCAAAAATCATGCCCCAACACCTCTGGAAACAGAAAAAATCCATGGACAGGAAGAAAAGGGAAGCATGAAGCTCCCAAAGAGGGGGAACAGCAACGGGAAAAGGTATTTAGGGGTGAGACAAAGGCCCTCGGGAAGATGGGTTGCTGAAATCAAGGACTCCTCGCAGAAGCTGAGGCTGTGGTTAGGAACTTTTGACAGTGCAGAAGAGGCTGCCTTGGCTTTCGACAAAGCCGCCAAGCTTCTAAGAGGAAGAAATGCAAAGACAAACTTCCCATGTAATGGAATCGTGGGCACATATGAAGAAAGTTGCAGCTTACTGGGAAAGAATCCAAGGCTCTTTCGGCTTCTCCAGCATGCAATCATGAAGAACCATGCAAGATCCTCGTCTCTTTACCCCCCGTTCATTTCATTGGAAAATCAGAATATTCCTGGAGATAAAGTCCTTGATTCAAGTTATTTTGATGCGCTTGTTGAAGAAACTATAGTCTGTTCATCATCTAGCACCTCTGAATCCGGAAGCTCATCTGATTTCGATCACGACAGAAACAAGCTTTCTCAGCTTTCATTCGGTAGTTCCAAGGTCTATTCATCTGTGTTTGTAGCTCCTTCTTTCAGTGCTTCTCTAGGGCAAGCAGGAGAACATCAAAAAGATTTCCAAGAGGCTTAGTCACTGGAAAGAACATCGCATTCATACGTGCAAATTATGGACTATCAAAGAATGGCATGCCAACTAGAgcgatgaaaattaaaaaataaaaataaaagagcccTTGTAAATTATGTTTTCCATGTTATTTTCACTTGTAATATGTTGTCTTCCAACCTTAGCTATTTGTCTTTGTTTTAAATCATCACATAGAGATTATCTACCTGATCAGTTGCGTATGGATGTGGGAGCTCAATTCTAGCtatcaaatgttatatatatagttggttGTCtgcagaatttatatatatatatatatatagaaaaattatatccaCCATCCTCTTAATTATCAT
Encoded here:
- the LOC122299871 gene encoding ethylene-responsive transcription factor RAP2-6-like, which encodes MDSLEISGFPYEPEKYSCKNHAPTPLETEKIHGQEEKGSMKLPKRGNSNGKRYLGVRQRPSGRWVAEIKDSSQKLRLWLGTFDSAEEAALAFDKAAKLLRGRNAKTNFPCNGIVGTYEESCSLLGKNPRLFRLLQHAIMKNHARSSSLYPPFISLENQNIPGDKVLDSSYFDALVEETIVCSSSSTSESGSSSDFDHDRNKLSQLSFGSSKVYSSVFVAPSFSASLGQAGEHQKDFQEA